Proteins encoded within one genomic window of Humulus lupulus chromosome 1, drHumLupu1.1, whole genome shotgun sequence:
- the LOC133815088 gene encoding uncharacterized protein LOC133815088: MIAGLGLAKGMGVKKIVVFSDSQLVVNQMQGSYQARDNKMTAYLNKTKELQSVFDEFTINQVPRRENSHADALANLGSSIQTTDPKTIPVIYLQWPAVWKDEEEQTMALNSSVSTSKTSANSGTSSSASPHQGIPKQMDK; encoded by the exons atgATTGCTGGACTCGGACTAGCCAAAGGCATGGGAGTAAAAAAGATCGTGGTCTTCAGTGATTCTCAATTGGTAGTCAACCAAATGCAAGGTAGCTATCAAGCCCGAGATAACAAAATGACAGCCTACCTCAACAAGACTAAAGAGTTGCAGTCAGTCTTCGACGAGTTCACTATCAACCAAGTACCAAGAAGGGAGAACAGTCATGCAGATGCATTAGCAAACCTTGGATCCTCCATCCAGACAACCGACCCCAAGACAATACCTGTAATATATCTCCAATGGCCAGCTGTctggaaagatgaagaagagcaa ACAATGGCTCTCAATTCATCAGTTTCGACTTCCAAGACTTCTGCAAATTCTGGAACATCAAGCTCAGCTTCTCCA